In a genomic window of Mageeibacillus indolicus UPII9-5:
- a CDS encoding C69 family dipeptidase: protein MCTTFLVGKKASYDGSTLAARIEDSANGMFKAKKFIVVEPKDQPVHYKSVRTDCEITLPANPLRYTCLPNVKKWRGVWGACGINSKNVTMTATETTTTNDRVLGADPLIPYVEGVLKNGGIGEEDFIVIVLPYITSAREGVERLGALIEKYGTYESNAVVFQDVDEIWWFESIGGHHWLARRVPDDCYVVGPNQFGVDSFDFADAYGTKEFHMCAADLQEFVQANHLDCTMEGDFDPRAAFGSDSEADHVYNTPRAWVMHRKFNGNTYDFDSADTLWHPESNKLPWAMRPEHKLTIADVKDIMSNHYEGTPFDPYSRHGDTSRAGCYRPIGINRNDVLAITQIRPYLPEEIRAVEWLAFGCNVFNAIVPFYGNVNATPEYLANTTLEPTTENFYWVNRIIATICDPHFGETKSTVETYQEDVLATGNALLKKYDEAFLADKSKIADVAAFLQAANTEMADYLKQRTTKYLDDVLFTASALMKNTFARSDAR, encoded by the coding sequence ATGTGCACAACATTTCTTGTAGGCAAAAAGGCCAGCTATGACGGCTCAACCCTGGCAGCTCGTATTGAAGATTCAGCAAACGGCATGTTTAAGGCCAAGAAATTTATCGTTGTAGAGCCCAAAGATCAACCTGTTCATTACAAATCCGTGCGTACAGATTGCGAAATAACTTTGCCGGCGAATCCGCTACGTTATACGTGCTTGCCGAATGTGAAAAAATGGCGTGGAGTTTGGGGTGCTTGTGGCATAAATTCAAAAAATGTCACGATGACGGCCACGGAAACTACGACCACCAATGATCGGGTGCTTGGGGCCGATCCGCTCATCCCTTACGTAGAAGGTGTACTGAAAAACGGCGGTATCGGGGAAGAAGATTTTATCGTAATTGTATTGCCATACATAACTTCTGCGCGTGAAGGTGTGGAGCGGCTGGGAGCTTTGATCGAGAAATATGGCACATATGAAAGCAACGCTGTCGTTTTTCAAGATGTAGATGAAATTTGGTGGTTTGAATCGATCGGGGGCCATCATTGGTTGGCGCGCCGGGTGCCGGATGACTGCTATGTTGTCGGGCCGAACCAATTCGGTGTCGATTCCTTCGACTTTGCCGATGCTTACGGTACTAAGGAATTTCACATGTGCGCGGCGGATTTGCAGGAATTTGTGCAGGCGAATCATTTAGACTGCACCATGGAAGGGGATTTTGATCCTCGTGCTGCTTTCGGCAGTGATTCGGAGGCGGATCATGTCTACAACACGCCACGCGCTTGGGTAATGCATCGGAAATTTAATGGCAACACCTATGATTTTGACAGCGCAGACACACTTTGGCATCCGGAAAGTAATAAACTGCCGTGGGCGATGCGGCCGGAGCATAAGTTGACGATTGCGGACGTAAAGGACATTATGTCGAATCACTATGAGGGAACGCCTTTTGATCCGTACAGCCGTCACGGTGACACTTCTCGTGCCGGGTGCTATCGACCGATCGGGATCAATCGCAACGACGTTTTGGCAATTACCCAAATCAGGCCGTATTTGCCCGAGGAAATCCGCGCGGTGGAGTGGCTCGCTTTCGGGTGCAACGTCTTCAATGCGATCGTGCCTTTTTATGGTAATGTCAATGCAACCCCAGAATATTTGGCCAACACCACTCTTGAACCGACAACGGAAAATTTCTATTGGGTGAATCGTATTATAGCAACGATTTGTGATCCGCATTTCGGTGAAACCAAGTCGACGGTCGAGACTTATCAGGAGGACGTTTTGGCGACCGGTAATGCTTTGCTGAAAAAATATGATGAAGCATTTTTGGCTGATAAAAGCAAGATTGCGGATGTTGCCGCATTTTTACAGGCGGCGAACACGGAAATGGCTGACTATTTGAAGCAACGCACGACGAAATATCTTGATGATGTGCTGTTTACGGCTTCTGCTCTGATGAAGAATACTTTTGCCAGGTCGGACGCGAGGTAG
- a CDS encoding TlpA family protein disulfide reductase, translated as MKKILALTMSLTLGCLLMSCGGNNTAESGKSTDSTTSAMAAASATGENASSAAATVSSESTETKMTKANETKSNASATGKAEVRGPKKDVYKGAETPAAYESETKDGKKVTLDQFKGKVVLLTMGATWCPDCQKELKMLNKLYQNYKDNKDVVFLPTYLVDGKKETKDTIKAFYEKEKLDLPCYYGDKATLRANFQIGWIPTLMVINKEGKCVPMGKDDAGNIEYYRHTDITPELLTEKISAALEAK; from the coding sequence ATGAAAAAAATATTAGCACTAACTATGAGTTTAACACTCGGGTGCTTGTTGATGTCTTGTGGCGGCAACAACACCGCTGAATCAGGCAAATCGACTGACAGCACCACTTCGGCAATGGCAGCCGCATCCGCCACTGGAGAAAACGCTTCATCCGCTGCGGCTACGGTTTCATCTGAATCCACGGAGACAAAAATGACCAAAGCAAATGAGACTAAGTCGAACGCATCGGCAACCGGAAAGGCAGAGGTTCGTGGCCCGAAAAAAGATGTTTACAAAGGTGCAGAAACGCCGGCGGCTTACGAAAGTGAGACAAAAGACGGCAAAAAAGTTACCCTCGATCAGTTTAAAGGCAAAGTTGTTTTGCTGACCATGGGAGCTACATGGTGCCCGGACTGCCAAAAAGAATTAAAAATGCTCAATAAGTTATACCAAAACTACAAAGATAACAAAGATGTAGTTTTCCTGCCCACCTATCTGGTTGACGGCAAAAAAGAAACCAAAGACACGATTAAAGCTTTCTATGAAAAAGAAAAGCTTGACCTGCCCTGTTATTATGGCGACAAGGCGACTTTGCGGGCAAATTTCCAAATCGGCTGGATCCCGACCTTGATGGTAATTAATAAGGAAGGCAAGTGCGTGCCGATGGGCAAAGATGACGCCGGAAACATTGAATATTATCGTCATACGGACATAACGCCGGAACTATTGACTGAAAAAATATCCGCTGCGTTAGAAGCAAAATAG
- a CDS encoding TlpA family protein disulfide reductase, whose product MIRSEKVQHMVFGYDMKLSGGRFKHSNRLLAAGMSLLLACNLAGCGGNSAAAPSGSAAGAASEAAAASAGSEVAGGTDVFLPPESANSSENGAGGATNPHVKPGQYPGVEVPSDLDLEDDAGNKLKLSDFKGKYVVVSFGTTWCPSCKAELGILQKISEKYKDKSNLVFLPLTLLKEDKQTKEMAQMFYESEGLTLQRHYVDQKAVVDAYKLTDIPVLMFIKPDGKCMLLGKTADDKPIYYHVGETEADEMAAMVDKLLAAK is encoded by the coding sequence ATGATTAGATCGGAAAAAGTACAGCACATGGTTTTCGGCTATGACATGAAGTTATCCGGAGGGCGGTTTAAGCATTCTAACAGGCTGCTTGCGGCGGGAATGAGTCTTTTGTTGGCCTGCAATTTGGCCGGCTGCGGTGGTAATTCCGCCGCTGCCCCGTCCGGTTCTGCGGCCGGAGCTGCATCGGAGGCTGCCGCTGCGTCAGCAGGTTCTGAAGTGGCTGGCGGTACTGATGTGTTTCTGCCGCCAGAGTCAGCTAATTCGTCCGAAAACGGGGCCGGTGGAGCAACAAATCCGCATGTTAAGCCAGGGCAATATCCGGGGGTTGAAGTCCCCTCGGACCTTGATTTAGAGGATGATGCCGGTAATAAGCTGAAACTAAGCGATTTCAAAGGTAAATATGTAGTCGTTTCTTTCGGTACGACATGGTGCCCGAGCTGCAAGGCGGAACTTGGGATTTTGCAAAAAATCTCAGAAAAATATAAAGATAAGTCTAATCTGGTTTTTTTGCCGCTTACTTTGTTAAAGGAAGACAAGCAGACCAAAGAAATGGCTCAAATGTTTTATGAATCTGAAGGCTTGACTTTGCAACGGCACTATGTTGACCAAAAAGCTGTGGTTGATGCTTATAAGCTAACTGATATTCCTGTGCTTATGTTTATCAAGCCGGACGGTAAGTGCATGCTGCTGGGAAAGACGGCAGATGACAAGCCGATTTATTACCACGTTGGCGAAACAGAAGCGGATGAGATGGCTGCTATGGTGGATAAGCTGTTGGCCGCCAAGTAA